In Ovis canadensis isolate MfBH-ARS-UI-01 breed Bighorn chromosome 3, ARS-UI_OviCan_v2, whole genome shotgun sequence, one DNA window encodes the following:
- the ITGA7 gene encoding integrin alpha-7 isoform X7 has product MAGPPGRDPWGTPGICYLFGSLLAGLLFPGAAAFNLDVMGALRKEGEPGSLFGFSVALHRQLQPRPQSWLLVGAPQALALPGQQANRTGGLFACPLSLEETDCYRVDIDRGADVQKESKENQWLGVSVRSQGPGGKIVTCAHRYEARQRVDQILETRDVIGRCFVLSQDLAIRDELDGGEWKFCEGRPQGHEQFGFCQQGTAAAFSPDSHYLLFGAPGTYNWKGTARVELCVQGSADLAHLDDGPYEAGGEKEQDPRLIPVPANSYFGFSIDSGKGLMRAEELSFVAGAPRANHKGAVVILRKDSASRLVPEVTLSGERLTSGFGYSLAVADLNNDGWTDLVVGAPYFFERQEELGGAVLAVLGDLNQDGFPDLAVGAPFDGDGKVFIYHGSSLGVVTKPSQVLEGEAVGIKSFGYSLSGGLDVDGNHYPDLLVGSLDDTAALFRARPVLHVSHEVSILPRAIDLEQPNCANGHLVCMDLRICFSYVALPSSYSPTVALDYVLDGDTDRRLRGQVPRVTFLSRGPDDPKHQSSGTVWLKHQHDRVCGDTMLQLQENVKDKLRAIVVTLSYGLQTPRLRRQAPGQGLPPVAPILNAHQPSTQRTEIHFLKQGCGEDKICQSNLQLVHARFCARISDTEFQPLPMDADGTTALFALSGQPVIGLELKVTNLPSDPAQPQADGDDAHEAQLLVTLPAALHYSGVRGLDPVEKPLCLSDENASHVECELGNPMKRGAQVTFYLILSTSGITIETAELEVELLLATISEQELHPVLARARVFIELPLSITGVAIPQQLFFSGVVRGESAMRSERDVGSKVKYEVTVSNQGQSLNTLGSAFLNIMWPHEIANGKWLLYPMRVELEGGQGSGQRGLCSPRPNILQLDVDSRDRRKRELEPPESQEPREQPEPSTSWWPVSSAEKRKNITLDCARGTANCMVFSCPLYSFDRAAVLHVWGRLWNSTFLEEYSAVKSLEVIVRANITVKSSIKNLLLRDASTVIPVMVYLDPSAVAAEGVPWWVILLAVLAGLLVLALLVLLMWKCGFFRRSSQSSSFPTNYHRARLAVQPSAVEAGGPGTVGWDSSSERGTPKPPYPNTMR; this is encoded by the exons GCTGCTGGTGGGCGCTCCCCAGGCTCTGGCCCTGCCAGGGCAGCAGGCAAATCGCACTGGAGGTCTCTTCGCTTGCCCCCTGAGCCTGGAAGAGACTGACTGCTACAGAGTGGACATCGACCGGGGAG CTGATGTGCAGAAGGAGAGTAAGGAGAACCAGTGGCTGGGAGTCAGTGTTCGgagccaggggcctgggggcaAGATTGTT ACCTGCGCACACCGATACGAGGCGCGGCAGCGTGTAGACCAGATCCTGGAGACGAGGGATGTGATCGGCCGCTGCTTTGTTCTAAGCCAGGACCTGGCCATCCGAGATGAGCTGGACGGTGGGGAGTGGAAGTTCTGTGAGGGACGCCCCCAGGGTCACGAACAGTTCGGCTTCTGCCAGCAGGGCACGGCGGCTGCCTTCTCCCCTGACAGCCACTATCTCCTCTTTGGGGCTCCAGGAACCTATAACTGGAAGG GCACGGCCAGGGTGGAGCTCTGTGTGCAGGGCTCAGCGGACCTGGCACACCTGGACGACGGGCCCTACGAGGCGGGGGGTGAGAAGGAGCAGGACCCCCGCCTCATCCCGGTCCCTGCCAACAGCTACTTTG GTTTCTCAATCGACTCGGGGAAGGGACTGATGCGAGCTGAGGAGCTGAGCTTTGTGGCAGGGGCCCCCCGTGCCAACCACAAGGGTGCTGTGGTCATTCTACGCAAAGACAGTGCCAGTCGCCTGGTGCCTGAAGTGACGCTGTCCGGGGAGCGCCTGACCTCCGGCTTTGGCTACTCGCTGGCCGTGGCTGATCTCAACAATGATGG CTGGACAGACCTGGTAGTTGGTGCCCCCTACTTCTTCGAGCGCCAAGAAGAACTGGGGGGTGCCGT CCTGGCAGTCCTGGGGGACCTCAATCAAGACGGCTTCCCAG ACCTTGCTGTGGGGGCTCCCTTCGATGGGGATGGGAAGGTCTTTATCTACCACGGGAGCAGTCTGGGGGTTGTCACCAAGCCATCCCAG GTGTTGGAAGGTGAGGCCGTGGGCATAAAGAGCTTTGGCTACTCCCTGTCGGGTGGCCTGGACGTGGATGGGAACCACTATCCAGACTTGCTGGTGGGTTCCCTGGATGACACTGCTGCGCTCTTCAG GGCCAGGCCCGTCCTCCATGTCTCCCACGAGGTCTCTATTCTTCCACGAGCCATCGACCTAGAACAGCCCAACTGTGCCAATGGCCACTTGGTCTG CATGGACCTGAGGATCTGTTTCAGCTATGTTGCATTGCCCAGCAGCTATAGCCCTACTGTGG CCCTGGATTACGTGTTAGATGGGGACACAGACCGGAGACTCCGGGGCCAGGTGCCCCGTGTGACCTTCCTGAGCCGTGGCCCCGATGACCCCAAGCACCAGTCCTCAGGCACCGTGTGGCTGAAACACCAGCATGACCGAGTCTGCGGAGACACCATGCTCCAGCTTCAG GAGAATGTCAAAGACAAGCTTCGGGCCATCGTCGTGACCCTGTCCTATGGTCTCCAGACCCCTCGGCTCCGACGACAGGCTCCTGGTCAGGGGCTGCCCCCAGTGGCCCCCATCCTCAACGCCCACCAGCCCAGCACCCAGCGGACAGAG ATCCACTTCCTGAAGCAAGGCTGTGGTGAAGACAAGATCTGCCAGAGCAATCTGCAGCTGGTCCACGCCCGGTTCTGTGCCCGCATCAGTGACACGGAGTTTCAGCCTCTGCCCAT GGATGCGGATGGGACGACAGCCTTGTTTGCTCTGAGTGGGCAGCCAGTCATCGGCCTGGAGCTGAAGGTCACCAATCTACCCTCggacccagcccagccccaggctgATGGGGATGATGCTCATGAAGCCCAGCTCCTGGTCACCCTCCCTGCTGCTCTACACTACTCGGGAGTCCGGGGCCTGGACCCTGTG GAGAAGCCGCTGTGCCTGTCTGATGAGAATGCCTCCCATGTCGAGTGTGAGCTGGGGAACCCCATGAAGAGAGGCGCCCAG GTCACCTTCTACCTCATCCTTAGCACCTCGGGGATCACCATTGAAACCGCAGAGCTGGAGGTGGAGCTGCTGTTGGCCAC CATCAGCGAGCAGGAGCTGCATCCAGTCTTGGCCCGTGCCCGTGTCTTCATTGAGCTGCCGCTGTCCATCACGGG GGTGGCCATTCCCCAGCAGCTCTTCTTCTCCGGTGTGGTACGGGGAGAGAGTGCAATGCGGTCTGAGCGGGATGTGGGCAGCAAGGTCAAGTACGAGGTCACG GTTTCCAACCAAGGCCAGTCGCTCAACACCCTGGGCTCGGCCTTCCTCAACATCATGTGGCCCCATGAGATTGCCAACGGGAAGTGGTTGCTGTACCCCATGCGGGTGGAGCTGGAAGGCGGGCAGGGGTCCGGGCAGAGGGGGCTCTGTTCCCCCAGGCCCAACATCCTCCAACTG gaTGTGGACAGCAGGGACAGGAGGAAGCGGGAGCTGGAGCCACCGGAGTCGCAGGAACCTCGAGAGCAGCCGGAGCCCAGCACGTCCTGGTGGCCAGTGTCCTCTGCTGAGAAGAGGAAAAACATCACCCTG GACTGTGCCCGGGGCACGGCCAACTGCATGGTGTTCAGCTGCCCTCTCTACAGCTTTGACCGCGCGGCTGTGCTGCACGTCTGGGGCCGCCTCTGGAACAGCACCTTCCTGGAG GAGTACTCAGCTGTAAAGTCTCTGGAAGTGATTGTTCGAGCCAACATCACCGTGAAATCCTCCATCAAGAACTTGCTGCTCAGAGATGCTTCCACGGTG atcCCGGTGATGGTGTACCTCGACCCCTCGGCTGTGGCGGCAGAAGGAGTCCCCTGGTGGGTCATCCTGTTGGCTGTACTAGCCGGGCTGCTGGTATTGGCGCTGCTGGTGCTGCTCATGTGGAAG TGTGGCTTCTTCCGTCGGAGCAGCCAGAGCTCATCTTTTCCCACCAACTATCACCGGGCCCGGCTGGCTGTGCAGCCCTCAGCTGTGGAAGCTGGGGGTCCAGGGACTGTGGG
- the ITGA7 gene encoding integrin alpha-7 isoform X4, whose product MAGPPGRDPWGTPGICYLFGSLLAGLLFPGAAAFNLDVMGALRKEGEPGSLFGFSVALHRQLQPRPQSWLLVGAPQALALPGQQANRTGGLFACPLSLEETDCYRVDIDRGADVQKESKENQWLGVSVRSQGPGGKIVTCAHRYEARQRVDQILETRDVIGRCFVLSQDLAIRDELDGGEWKFCEGRPQGHEQFGFCQQGTAAAFSPDSHYLLFGAPGTYNWKGLLFVTNIDSSDPDQLVYKTLDPADRLPGLAGDLALNSYLGFSIDSGKGLMRAEELSFVAGAPRANHKGAVVILRKDSASRLVPEVTLSGERLTSGFGYSLAVADLNNDGWTDLVVGAPYFFERQEELGGAVYVYMNKGGHWAGVAPLRLCGSPDSMFGISLAVLGDLNQDGFPDLAVGAPFDGDGKVFIYHGSSLGVVTKPSQVLEGEAVGIKSFGYSLSGGLDVDGNHYPDLLVGSLDDTAALFRARPVLHVSHEVSILPRAIDLEQPNCANGHLVCMDLRICFSYVALPSSYSPTVALDYVLDGDTDRRLRGQVPRVTFLSRGPDDPKHQSSGTVWLKHQHDRVCGDTMLQLQENVKDKLRAIVVTLSYGLQTPRLRRQAPGQGLPPVAPILNAHQPSTQRTEIHFLKQGCGEDKICQSNLQLVHARFCARISDTEFQPLPMDADGTTALFALSGQPVIGLELKVTNLPSDPAQPQADGDDAHEAQLLVTLPAALHYSGVRGLDPVEKPLCLSDENASHVECELGNPMKRGAQVTFYLILSTSGITIETAELEVELLLATISEQELHPVLARARVFIELPLSITGVAIPQQLFFSGVVRGESAMRSERDVGSKVKYEVTVSNQGQSLNTLGSAFLNIMWPHEIANGKWLLYPMRVELEGGQGSGQRGLCSPRPNILQLDVDSRDRRKRELEPPESQEPREQPEPSTSWWPVSSAEKRKNITLDCARGTANCMVFSCPLYSFDRAAVLHVWGRLWNSTFLEEYSAVKSLEVIVRANITVKSSIKNLLLRDASTVIPVMVYLDPSAVAAEGVPWWVILLAVLAGLLVLALLVLLMWKCGFFRRSSQSSSFPTNYHRARLAVQPSAVEAGGPGTVGWDSSSERGTPKPPYPNTMR is encoded by the exons GCTGCTGGTGGGCGCTCCCCAGGCTCTGGCCCTGCCAGGGCAGCAGGCAAATCGCACTGGAGGTCTCTTCGCTTGCCCCCTGAGCCTGGAAGAGACTGACTGCTACAGAGTGGACATCGACCGGGGAG CTGATGTGCAGAAGGAGAGTAAGGAGAACCAGTGGCTGGGAGTCAGTGTTCGgagccaggggcctgggggcaAGATTGTT ACCTGCGCACACCGATACGAGGCGCGGCAGCGTGTAGACCAGATCCTGGAGACGAGGGATGTGATCGGCCGCTGCTTTGTTCTAAGCCAGGACCTGGCCATCCGAGATGAGCTGGACGGTGGGGAGTGGAAGTTCTGTGAGGGACGCCCCCAGGGTCACGAACAGTTCGGCTTCTGCCAGCAGGGCACGGCGGCTGCCTTCTCCCCTGACAGCCACTATCTCCTCTTTGGGGCTCCAGGAACCTATAACTGGAAGG GGTTGCTCTTTGTGACCAACATTGATAGCTCAGACCCTGACCAGCTGGTGTATAAAACTTTGGACCCTGCTGACCGGCTCCCAGGACTGGCCGGCGACTTGGCCCTGAATAGCTACTTAG GTTTCTCAATCGACTCGGGGAAGGGACTGATGCGAGCTGAGGAGCTGAGCTTTGTGGCAGGGGCCCCCCGTGCCAACCACAAGGGTGCTGTGGTCATTCTACGCAAAGACAGTGCCAGTCGCCTGGTGCCTGAAGTGACGCTGTCCGGGGAGCGCCTGACCTCCGGCTTTGGCTACTCGCTGGCCGTGGCTGATCTCAACAATGATGG CTGGACAGACCTGGTAGTTGGTGCCCCCTACTTCTTCGAGCGCCAAGAAGAACTGGGGGGTGCCGTGTATGTGTACATGAACAAGGGGGGTCACTGGGCCGGGGTCGCCCCTCTCCGGCTCTGCGGCTCCCCTGACTCCATGTTTGGGATCAGCCTGGCAGTCCTGGGGGACCTCAATCAAGACGGCTTCCCAG ACCTTGCTGTGGGGGCTCCCTTCGATGGGGATGGGAAGGTCTTTATCTACCACGGGAGCAGTCTGGGGGTTGTCACCAAGCCATCCCAG GTGTTGGAAGGTGAGGCCGTGGGCATAAAGAGCTTTGGCTACTCCCTGTCGGGTGGCCTGGACGTGGATGGGAACCACTATCCAGACTTGCTGGTGGGTTCCCTGGATGACACTGCTGCGCTCTTCAG GGCCAGGCCCGTCCTCCATGTCTCCCACGAGGTCTCTATTCTTCCACGAGCCATCGACCTAGAACAGCCCAACTGTGCCAATGGCCACTTGGTCTG CATGGACCTGAGGATCTGTTTCAGCTATGTTGCATTGCCCAGCAGCTATAGCCCTACTGTGG CCCTGGATTACGTGTTAGATGGGGACACAGACCGGAGACTCCGGGGCCAGGTGCCCCGTGTGACCTTCCTGAGCCGTGGCCCCGATGACCCCAAGCACCAGTCCTCAGGCACCGTGTGGCTGAAACACCAGCATGACCGAGTCTGCGGAGACACCATGCTCCAGCTTCAG GAGAATGTCAAAGACAAGCTTCGGGCCATCGTCGTGACCCTGTCCTATGGTCTCCAGACCCCTCGGCTCCGACGACAGGCTCCTGGTCAGGGGCTGCCCCCAGTGGCCCCCATCCTCAACGCCCACCAGCCCAGCACCCAGCGGACAGAG ATCCACTTCCTGAAGCAAGGCTGTGGTGAAGACAAGATCTGCCAGAGCAATCTGCAGCTGGTCCACGCCCGGTTCTGTGCCCGCATCAGTGACACGGAGTTTCAGCCTCTGCCCAT GGATGCGGATGGGACGACAGCCTTGTTTGCTCTGAGTGGGCAGCCAGTCATCGGCCTGGAGCTGAAGGTCACCAATCTACCCTCggacccagcccagccccaggctgATGGGGATGATGCTCATGAAGCCCAGCTCCTGGTCACCCTCCCTGCTGCTCTACACTACTCGGGAGTCCGGGGCCTGGACCCTGTG GAGAAGCCGCTGTGCCTGTCTGATGAGAATGCCTCCCATGTCGAGTGTGAGCTGGGGAACCCCATGAAGAGAGGCGCCCAG GTCACCTTCTACCTCATCCTTAGCACCTCGGGGATCACCATTGAAACCGCAGAGCTGGAGGTGGAGCTGCTGTTGGCCAC CATCAGCGAGCAGGAGCTGCATCCAGTCTTGGCCCGTGCCCGTGTCTTCATTGAGCTGCCGCTGTCCATCACGGG GGTGGCCATTCCCCAGCAGCTCTTCTTCTCCGGTGTGGTACGGGGAGAGAGTGCAATGCGGTCTGAGCGGGATGTGGGCAGCAAGGTCAAGTACGAGGTCACG GTTTCCAACCAAGGCCAGTCGCTCAACACCCTGGGCTCGGCCTTCCTCAACATCATGTGGCCCCATGAGATTGCCAACGGGAAGTGGTTGCTGTACCCCATGCGGGTGGAGCTGGAAGGCGGGCAGGGGTCCGGGCAGAGGGGGCTCTGTTCCCCCAGGCCCAACATCCTCCAACTG gaTGTGGACAGCAGGGACAGGAGGAAGCGGGAGCTGGAGCCACCGGAGTCGCAGGAACCTCGAGAGCAGCCGGAGCCCAGCACGTCCTGGTGGCCAGTGTCCTCTGCTGAGAAGAGGAAAAACATCACCCTG GACTGTGCCCGGGGCACGGCCAACTGCATGGTGTTCAGCTGCCCTCTCTACAGCTTTGACCGCGCGGCTGTGCTGCACGTCTGGGGCCGCCTCTGGAACAGCACCTTCCTGGAG GAGTACTCAGCTGTAAAGTCTCTGGAAGTGATTGTTCGAGCCAACATCACCGTGAAATCCTCCATCAAGAACTTGCTGCTCAGAGATGCTTCCACGGTG atcCCGGTGATGGTGTACCTCGACCCCTCGGCTGTGGCGGCAGAAGGAGTCCCCTGGTGGGTCATCCTGTTGGCTGTACTAGCCGGGCTGCTGGTATTGGCGCTGCTGGTGCTGCTCATGTGGAAG TGTGGCTTCTTCCGTCGGAGCAGCCAGAGCTCATCTTTTCCCACCAACTATCACCGGGCCCGGCTGGCTGTGCAGCCCTCAGCTGTGGAAGCTGGGGGTCCAGGGACTGTGGG
- the ITGA7 gene encoding integrin alpha-7 isoform X3 yields MAGPPGRDPWGTPGICYLFGSLLAGLLFPGAAAFNLDVMGALRKEGEPGSLFGFSVALHRQLQPRPQSWLLVGAPQALALPGQQANRTGGLFACPLSLEETDCYRVDIDRGADVQKESKENQWLGVSVRSQGPGGKIVTCAHRYEARQRVDQILETRDVIGRCFVLSQDLAIRDELDGGEWKFCEGRPQGHEQFGFCQQGTAAAFSPDSHYLLFGAPGTYNWKGTARVELCVQGSADLAHLDDGPYEAGGEKEQDPRLIPVPANSYFGFSIDSGKGLMRAEELSFVAGAPRANHKGAVVILRKDSASRLVPEVTLSGERLTSGFGYSLAVADLNNDGWTDLVVGAPYFFERQEELGGAVYVYMNKGGHWAGVAPLRLCGSPDSMFGISLAVLGDLNQDGFPDLAVGAPFDGDGKVFIYHGSSLGVVTKPSQVLEGEAVGIKSFGYSLSGGLDVDGNHYPDLLVGSLDDTAALFRARPVLHVSHEVSILPRAIDLEQPNCANGHLVCMDLRICFSYVALPSSYSPTVALDYVLDGDTDRRLRGQVPRVTFLSRGPDDPKHQSSGTVWLKHQHDRVCGDTMLQLQENVKDKLRAIVVTLSYGLQTPRLRRQAPGQGLPPVAPILNAHQPSTQRTEIHFLKQGCGEDKICQSNLQLVHARFCARISDTEFQPLPMDADGTTALFALSGQPVIGLELKVTNLPSDPAQPQADGDDAHEAQLLVTLPAALHYSGVRGLDPVEKPLCLSDENASHVECELGNPMKRGAQVTFYLILSTSGITIETAELEVELLLATISEQELHPVLARARVFIELPLSITGVAIPQQLFFSGVVRGESAMRSERDVGSKVKYEVTVSNQGQSLNTLGSAFLNIMWPHEIANGKWLLYPMRVELEGGQGSGQRGLCSPRPNILQLDVDSRDRRKRELEPPESQEPREQPEPSTSWWPVSSAEKRKNITLDCARGTANCMVFSCPLYSFDRAAVLHVWGRLWNSTFLEEYSAVKSLEVIVRANITVKSSIKNLLLRDASTVIPVMVYLDPSAVAAEGVPWWVILLAVLAGLLVLALLVLLMWKCGFFRRSSQSSSFPTNYHRARLAVQPSAVEAGGPGTVGWDSSSERGTPKPPYPNTMR; encoded by the exons GCTGCTGGTGGGCGCTCCCCAGGCTCTGGCCCTGCCAGGGCAGCAGGCAAATCGCACTGGAGGTCTCTTCGCTTGCCCCCTGAGCCTGGAAGAGACTGACTGCTACAGAGTGGACATCGACCGGGGAG CTGATGTGCAGAAGGAGAGTAAGGAGAACCAGTGGCTGGGAGTCAGTGTTCGgagccaggggcctgggggcaAGATTGTT ACCTGCGCACACCGATACGAGGCGCGGCAGCGTGTAGACCAGATCCTGGAGACGAGGGATGTGATCGGCCGCTGCTTTGTTCTAAGCCAGGACCTGGCCATCCGAGATGAGCTGGACGGTGGGGAGTGGAAGTTCTGTGAGGGACGCCCCCAGGGTCACGAACAGTTCGGCTTCTGCCAGCAGGGCACGGCGGCTGCCTTCTCCCCTGACAGCCACTATCTCCTCTTTGGGGCTCCAGGAACCTATAACTGGAAGG GCACGGCCAGGGTGGAGCTCTGTGTGCAGGGCTCAGCGGACCTGGCACACCTGGACGACGGGCCCTACGAGGCGGGGGGTGAGAAGGAGCAGGACCCCCGCCTCATCCCGGTCCCTGCCAACAGCTACTTTG GTTTCTCAATCGACTCGGGGAAGGGACTGATGCGAGCTGAGGAGCTGAGCTTTGTGGCAGGGGCCCCCCGTGCCAACCACAAGGGTGCTGTGGTCATTCTACGCAAAGACAGTGCCAGTCGCCTGGTGCCTGAAGTGACGCTGTCCGGGGAGCGCCTGACCTCCGGCTTTGGCTACTCGCTGGCCGTGGCTGATCTCAACAATGATGG CTGGACAGACCTGGTAGTTGGTGCCCCCTACTTCTTCGAGCGCCAAGAAGAACTGGGGGGTGCCGTGTATGTGTACATGAACAAGGGGGGTCACTGGGCCGGGGTCGCCCCTCTCCGGCTCTGCGGCTCCCCTGACTCCATGTTTGGGATCAGCCTGGCAGTCCTGGGGGACCTCAATCAAGACGGCTTCCCAG ACCTTGCTGTGGGGGCTCCCTTCGATGGGGATGGGAAGGTCTTTATCTACCACGGGAGCAGTCTGGGGGTTGTCACCAAGCCATCCCAG GTGTTGGAAGGTGAGGCCGTGGGCATAAAGAGCTTTGGCTACTCCCTGTCGGGTGGCCTGGACGTGGATGGGAACCACTATCCAGACTTGCTGGTGGGTTCCCTGGATGACACTGCTGCGCTCTTCAG GGCCAGGCCCGTCCTCCATGTCTCCCACGAGGTCTCTATTCTTCCACGAGCCATCGACCTAGAACAGCCCAACTGTGCCAATGGCCACTTGGTCTG CATGGACCTGAGGATCTGTTTCAGCTATGTTGCATTGCCCAGCAGCTATAGCCCTACTGTGG CCCTGGATTACGTGTTAGATGGGGACACAGACCGGAGACTCCGGGGCCAGGTGCCCCGTGTGACCTTCCTGAGCCGTGGCCCCGATGACCCCAAGCACCAGTCCTCAGGCACCGTGTGGCTGAAACACCAGCATGACCGAGTCTGCGGAGACACCATGCTCCAGCTTCAG GAGAATGTCAAAGACAAGCTTCGGGCCATCGTCGTGACCCTGTCCTATGGTCTCCAGACCCCTCGGCTCCGACGACAGGCTCCTGGTCAGGGGCTGCCCCCAGTGGCCCCCATCCTCAACGCCCACCAGCCCAGCACCCAGCGGACAGAG ATCCACTTCCTGAAGCAAGGCTGTGGTGAAGACAAGATCTGCCAGAGCAATCTGCAGCTGGTCCACGCCCGGTTCTGTGCCCGCATCAGTGACACGGAGTTTCAGCCTCTGCCCAT GGATGCGGATGGGACGACAGCCTTGTTTGCTCTGAGTGGGCAGCCAGTCATCGGCCTGGAGCTGAAGGTCACCAATCTACCCTCggacccagcccagccccaggctgATGGGGATGATGCTCATGAAGCCCAGCTCCTGGTCACCCTCCCTGCTGCTCTACACTACTCGGGAGTCCGGGGCCTGGACCCTGTG GAGAAGCCGCTGTGCCTGTCTGATGAGAATGCCTCCCATGTCGAGTGTGAGCTGGGGAACCCCATGAAGAGAGGCGCCCAG GTCACCTTCTACCTCATCCTTAGCACCTCGGGGATCACCATTGAAACCGCAGAGCTGGAGGTGGAGCTGCTGTTGGCCAC CATCAGCGAGCAGGAGCTGCATCCAGTCTTGGCCCGTGCCCGTGTCTTCATTGAGCTGCCGCTGTCCATCACGGG GGTGGCCATTCCCCAGCAGCTCTTCTTCTCCGGTGTGGTACGGGGAGAGAGTGCAATGCGGTCTGAGCGGGATGTGGGCAGCAAGGTCAAGTACGAGGTCACG GTTTCCAACCAAGGCCAGTCGCTCAACACCCTGGGCTCGGCCTTCCTCAACATCATGTGGCCCCATGAGATTGCCAACGGGAAGTGGTTGCTGTACCCCATGCGGGTGGAGCTGGAAGGCGGGCAGGGGTCCGGGCAGAGGGGGCTCTGTTCCCCCAGGCCCAACATCCTCCAACTG gaTGTGGACAGCAGGGACAGGAGGAAGCGGGAGCTGGAGCCACCGGAGTCGCAGGAACCTCGAGAGCAGCCGGAGCCCAGCACGTCCTGGTGGCCAGTGTCCTCTGCTGAGAAGAGGAAAAACATCACCCTG GACTGTGCCCGGGGCACGGCCAACTGCATGGTGTTCAGCTGCCCTCTCTACAGCTTTGACCGCGCGGCTGTGCTGCACGTCTGGGGCCGCCTCTGGAACAGCACCTTCCTGGAG GAGTACTCAGCTGTAAAGTCTCTGGAAGTGATTGTTCGAGCCAACATCACCGTGAAATCCTCCATCAAGAACTTGCTGCTCAGAGATGCTTCCACGGTG atcCCGGTGATGGTGTACCTCGACCCCTCGGCTGTGGCGGCAGAAGGAGTCCCCTGGTGGGTCATCCTGTTGGCTGTACTAGCCGGGCTGCTGGTATTGGCGCTGCTGGTGCTGCTCATGTGGAAG TGTGGCTTCTTCCGTCGGAGCAGCCAGAGCTCATCTTTTCCCACCAACTATCACCGGGCCCGGCTGGCTGTGCAGCCCTCAGCTGTGGAAGCTGGGGGTCCAGGGACTGTGGG